The Streptomyces sp. NBC_00670 genome window below encodes:
- a CDS encoding CopG family transcriptional regulator: MALKRTNVYAEDSDLDLIKEAAARLGVAEAEIIREGIHRIALAHRVWDEPFVSDDETFDFGGPVGKDEIRAATTGAHAGQERHGQGDAA, encoded by the coding sequence ATGGCTCTCAAGCGAACCAATGTCTACGCCGAAGACAGCGATCTCGACCTGATCAAGGAAGCCGCCGCACGTCTGGGCGTCGCCGAGGCGGAGATAATTCGTGAGGGCATTCACCGGATCGCTCTGGCACATCGCGTCTGGGACGAGCCGTTCGTTTCCGACGACGAGACCTTCGATTTCGGCGGTCCGGTGGGCAAGGACGAGATCCGTGCGGCGACGACCGGTGCGCACGCCGGTCAGGAGCGCCATGGTCAGGGCGACGCCGCGTGA